One genomic region from Nocardia vinacea encodes:
- a CDS encoding MarR family winged helix-turn-helix transcriptional regulator → MKNVKAEKLPETITFRLGLLGAFLTDRFSADVSSLGLKPKHAGMLNVLAANGKTSQMEMAQILRVAPSLVVALADHLESFGAIERLRDPEDRRRQNLCLTPHGRALLRKCLDAAHAIDAETTADLTAAERADLHRILGTLADRLGLPS, encoded by the coding sequence ATGAAGAACGTCAAGGCGGAAAAGCTGCCGGAGACCATCACCTTCCGGCTCGGACTGCTGGGTGCGTTCCTGACCGACCGCTTCAGCGCCGATGTGTCGAGTCTCGGTCTCAAGCCGAAACACGCCGGAATGCTGAATGTGTTGGCGGCCAACGGCAAGACATCGCAGATGGAGATGGCGCAGATACTGCGCGTCGCGCCGAGTCTGGTCGTCGCACTGGCCGACCACCTGGAGTCCTTCGGGGCCATCGAACGGCTGCGGGATCCGGAGGATCGCCGCCGTCAAAACCTGTGCTTGACCCCCCACGGCCGCGCACTACTGCGTAAATGCCTCGACGCCGCACATGCGATCGACGCCGAGACCACCGCGGATCTCACCGCCGCCGAGCGTGCCGACCTACACCGCATCCTCGGCACGCTCGCCGATCGGCTCGGCCTGCCTAGCTGA
- the hisS gene encoding histidine--tRNA ligase — protein MTKTSSFSAPKGVPDYVPPGSAEFVAVRDGLIRAARLAGYGHVELPIFEDTALFARGVGESTDVVTKEMYTFADRGERSVTLRPEGTAGVMRAVIEHGLDRGQLPVKLVYSGPFFRYERPQAGRYRQLQQVGVEAIGIDDPALDAEVIAIADAGYRELGLDGFRLEITSLGDETCRPQYRELLQEFLFGLPLDEETKRRAQLNPLRVLDDKRPEVREMTANAPLMIDHLSESAKTHFEQVLGYLDALGVPYVVNPRMVRGLDYYTKTTFEFVHDGLGAQSGIGGGGRYDGLMAELGGQPLSGIGFGLGVDRTILALQAEGKSAGDPARCEVYGVSLGDAAKQRLVVLAAQLRAAGIRVDLAYGGRSVKGSLKAADKSGAKFTLVLGDRDLAENTIGLKDMATGEQRQIPLDETVAAVATALRSGE, from the coding sequence GTGACCAAGACCAGCAGCTTCTCCGCCCCAAAGGGGGTTCCGGATTACGTGCCACCCGGTTCGGCCGAGTTCGTCGCGGTGCGCGACGGCTTGATCCGTGCCGCCCGACTCGCCGGGTACGGGCATGTGGAGCTGCCGATCTTCGAGGACACCGCCTTGTTCGCGCGGGGCGTCGGTGAATCCACCGATGTGGTGACCAAGGAGATGTACACCTTCGCCGACCGCGGCGAGCGCAGCGTCACGCTGCGGCCGGAGGGCACCGCGGGTGTCATGCGTGCGGTCATCGAACACGGGCTCGACCGGGGACAATTGCCGGTGAAGCTGGTGTACTCGGGTCCGTTCTTCCGCTATGAGCGCCCGCAGGCCGGTCGGTACCGGCAGTTGCAGCAGGTCGGCGTCGAGGCGATCGGAATCGATGATCCGGCGCTGGATGCCGAGGTGATCGCGATCGCGGACGCCGGATATCGCGAACTCGGGTTGGATGGCTTCCGGCTGGAGATCACCTCGCTCGGTGACGAGACCTGTCGTCCACAGTATCGAGAGCTGTTGCAGGAGTTCCTATTCGGGCTGCCGCTGGACGAGGAGACCAAGCGGAGGGCGCAGTTGAATCCGCTGCGGGTGCTCGACGATAAGCGGCCCGAGGTGCGCGAGATGACCGCGAATGCGCCGCTGATGATCGATCACCTGTCGGAGTCGGCGAAGACGCACTTCGAGCAGGTGCTCGGTTATCTCGACGCGCTCGGCGTGCCCTACGTGGTGAATCCGAGGATGGTGCGCGGCCTGGACTACTACACGAAGACGACCTTCGAATTCGTGCACGACGGTCTCGGGGCGCAATCGGGGATCGGCGGCGGCGGACGCTACGACGGGCTCATGGCCGAACTGGGCGGACAACCGCTGTCCGGCATCGGATTCGGACTCGGTGTGGACCGCACCATTCTGGCGCTGCAGGCCGAGGGCAAGTCGGCGGGCGATCCGGCGCGGTGCGAGGTCTACGGCGTATCACTCGGCGATGCGGCCAAGCAGCGGTTGGTCGTGCTCGCGGCACAGTTGCGGGCGGCGGGCATTCGGGTCGATCTGGCCTACGGCGGTCGAAGCGTCAAGGGGTCGCTGAAGGCCGCGGATAAGTCCGGTGCCAAATTCACCTTGGTCCTCGGTGACCGTGATCTGGCCGAGAACACCATCGGCCTGAAGGATATGGCCACCGGTGAACAGCGTCAGATCCCACTGGACGAGACGGTGGCCGCCGTCGCGACCGCTTTGCGCTCGGGCGAGTAG
- a CDS encoding DUF4913 domain-containing protein encodes MTEQQQQPMIYSNVVDFVENYLGLVYRRQVTDISETVWCPEWWKHAEAVARLDALWRAWEHYRLEPSTGLSIWFLDHADPHMTKLFDPRGPFKYCSVRNGHKDMLSPLPLKSPTQGLFGDPTIGDFRV; translated from the coding sequence GTGACTGAACAGCAGCAACAGCCCATGATCTACAGCAATGTGGTGGACTTCGTCGAGAACTACCTCGGCCTGGTGTACCGGCGTCAGGTCACCGATATCAGTGAAACGGTCTGGTGCCCGGAGTGGTGGAAGCATGCCGAGGCGGTGGCGCGACTAGATGCGCTCTGGCGCGCATGGGAGCACTATCGGCTCGAGCCGAGCACCGGATTGAGCATCTGGTTCCTCGACCACGCGGATCCGCATATGACCAAACTCTTCGATCCCCGCGGACCGTTCAAGTACTGCAGTGTGCGCAACGGCCACAAGGACATGCTGAGCCCACTGCCGCTGAAGTCCCCCACCCAGGGGCTTTTCGGCGATCCGACCATCGGCGATTTTCGCGTCTAG
- a CDS encoding type IV secretory system conjugative DNA transfer family protein has product MAKKKKVQDPAVVGPDIALYMIYAGFATLGTLWIALHLGNAMAVTPQDIPINPIAIVADLIRGKLHWPRASTVIVLLVIGAIVAYVVVRKRLAARRSVGRLSVDDKADVMGSGSAIKSLTEAGVRAKAEMLGVRLGYNDSPGVPIGFGVADGVMLYGSYEDLHLDIWGPRQGKSTSRVIPAILTAIGPVLSTSNKRDVVDATRDVREAKGSRTFVFDPQGVAGEEPTWFWDPLAWVDAYHDGAEMRAARLAGHFADADSGSDAKGDVFFDPEAEDLLAGLFLAAALGGRPIVQVWDWVTNPNDSEPIELLRNSSKHYTASGLAMQYNADPRTKSGIFGTAKKMIRCLQLSNVHPWILPGDNRLQFDELEFIENNGTLYSLSLEGRGSAAPLVSALTEAVVDVAMRKATHSPGGRLPIPMLAVLDEAANVVRWKDLPKQYSHFGSRGIVVMTVLQSWAQGARCWGDDGMLALWSAANIKVLGPGVDDMNFLRDRSEAIGEYDAISSSVSESKGGKSYSRSLGSSKTFTVNALATLPQSRAIVFTSGQPAVLVRTVPWWEGDYADDVKKSISHHLPGRKTEIADLLGSPNLTKAAPPPEYGQIEEVRPL; this is encoded by the coding sequence ATGGCGAAAAAGAAGAAGGTGCAGGATCCGGCCGTGGTCGGACCCGATATCGCCCTCTACATGATCTACGCCGGTTTCGCGACTCTCGGAACCCTGTGGATCGCCCTGCATCTCGGCAACGCGATGGCTGTCACCCCGCAGGACATTCCGATCAACCCGATCGCGATCGTCGCCGATCTGATCAGGGGGAAACTGCACTGGCCGCGCGCCTCAACGGTGATCGTGCTGCTCGTCATCGGCGCGATCGTTGCCTATGTGGTGGTGCGCAAGCGGCTCGCCGCACGTCGATCGGTCGGTCGGCTCTCCGTGGACGACAAGGCCGATGTGATGGGGAGCGGCAGCGCCATAAAATCGCTCACCGAGGCCGGGGTTCGGGCGAAGGCCGAAATGCTCGGCGTCCGGCTCGGCTACAACGACAGCCCGGGCGTGCCGATCGGCTTCGGTGTTGCCGATGGGGTGATGCTCTACGGCTCGTATGAGGATCTGCACCTGGACATCTGGGGTCCGCGTCAGGGCAAATCGACCTCGCGGGTGATCCCGGCCATCCTGACTGCCATCGGACCGGTCCTGTCCACCTCGAATAAGCGCGATGTGGTCGATGCGACCCGAGATGTGCGCGAGGCCAAGGGAAGTCGCACCTTCGTCTTCGACCCGCAGGGCGTCGCGGGGGAGGAGCCGACCTGGTTCTGGGATCCGCTTGCCTGGGTGGACGCATATCACGACGGTGCGGAGATGCGGGCCGCGCGTCTGGCCGGACACTTCGCCGATGCCGACAGCGGCTCCGATGCCAAGGGCGATGTGTTCTTCGACCCGGAGGCCGAGGATCTGCTCGCCGGGCTGTTCCTGGCGGCCGCGCTCGGTGGTCGCCCGATCGTCCAGGTCTGGGACTGGGTGACCAATCCCAACGACTCCGAACCCATCGAGCTGCTGCGCAATTCGAGTAAGCACTACACCGCCTCGGGCCTCGCGATGCAGTACAACGCCGATCCGCGCACCAAGAGCGGCATTTTCGGCACCGCGAAGAAAATGATCCGCTGCCTGCAGTTGTCCAATGTGCACCCGTGGATCCTGCCGGGCGACAACCGCTTGCAGTTCGACGAACTCGAATTCATCGAGAACAACGGCACGCTCTACAGCCTCTCGCTCGAGGGCCGCGGTTCGGCGGCGCCGCTGGTCAGTGCGCTCACCGAGGCCGTGGTCGATGTGGCCATGCGCAAGGCCACGCATTCGCCCGGCGGACGGTTGCCGATCCCGATGCTCGCGGTCCTGGACGAGGCGGCGAATGTGGTGCGCTGGAAGGATTTGCCCAAGCAGTACAGTCACTTCGGTTCACGCGGCATCGTGGTGATGACGGTGCTGCAGTCCTGGGCCCAGGGTGCGCGCTGCTGGGGTGACGACGGCATGCTGGCGCTGTGGTCGGCGGCCAATATCAAGGTGCTCGGTCCGGGCGTCGACGATATGAACTTCCTGCGCGACCGCTCCGAGGCGATCGGCGAATACGACGCGATCTCGTCCTCGGTCTCGGAATCCAAAGGCGGCAAGAGTTATTCGCGTTCACTCGGTTCGTCCAAGACATTCACCGTGAACGCGCTGGCGACCCTGCCACAGAGCCGCGCGATCGTCTTCACCTCCGGCCAGCCCGCAGTGCTCGTGCGTACCGTGCCCTGGTGGGAGGGCGACTACGCTGACGACGTGAAGAAGTCGATCTCGCACCATCTTCCGGGGCGTAAGACCGAGATCGCCGACCTGCTCGGCTCGCCCAACCTGACCAAGGCTGCTCCGCCACCCGAATACGGTCAAATCGAGGAGGTTCGGCCACTGTGA
- a CDS encoding 2-oxoacid:ferredoxin oxidoreductase subunit beta: protein MTIVETSLVGTDLGLTGLSGVPSADGPQKVKDFTSDQEVRWCPGCGDYVILATVRGFLAELGLRRENLMFVSGIGCSSRFPYYLEAYGIHSIHGRAPAIATGLAVTRPDLSVWVVTGDGDALSIGGNHLIHALRRNVNMTILLFNNRIYGLTKGQYSPTSEEGKITKSTPMGSVDHPFNTLSVALGAEASFAARALDSDRAGLTEVLRAAAEHRGTSFVEILQDCPIFNDGSFDVLRKGDAESRLIPLHHGQPIRFGADGEFAVVRAGFGLAVVRTDEVEESEIIVHDAYTDNPEYAYALSRLSDQDLGHVVTGIFRNVTRPTYDDAVRTQTAMARERKPVQEDSLQSLLNGSETWTIS from the coding sequence ATGACGATCGTCGAAACCTCGCTCGTCGGAACAGATCTGGGTCTCACCGGACTGTCGGGAGTACCGTCCGCGGACGGGCCGCAGAAAGTCAAGGACTTCACCTCCGATCAGGAGGTGCGCTGGTGCCCCGGTTGCGGTGACTACGTGATCCTGGCGACCGTGCGCGGCTTCCTCGCCGAACTCGGATTGCGCAGGGAGAACCTGATGTTCGTCTCCGGGATCGGCTGCTCGAGCCGGTTCCCGTACTACCTCGAGGCCTATGGCATCCACTCCATCCACGGCCGTGCGCCCGCTATCGCGACGGGGCTTGCGGTGACCCGACCGGATCTGTCGGTGTGGGTGGTGACCGGTGACGGTGACGCGCTGTCGATCGGCGGCAACCACCTGATCCATGCCCTGCGCCGCAATGTGAATATGACAATCCTGCTGTTCAACAACCGGATCTACGGACTCACCAAGGGGCAGTACTCCCCCACCTCCGAAGAGGGCAAGATCACCAAGTCGACGCCGATGGGGTCGGTCGACCATCCGTTCAACACGCTGTCGGTCGCGCTCGGCGCGGAAGCCAGCTTCGCCGCGCGCGCTCTGGATTCCGATCGGGCGGGCCTCACCGAGGTGTTGCGCGCCGCCGCCGAACACCGCGGGACCTCGTTCGTGGAGATCCTGCAGGACTGCCCGATCTTCAACGACGGTTCCTTCGATGTGCTGCGCAAGGGCGATGCCGAATCGCGCCTCATCCCGCTGCACCACGGTCAGCCGATCCGTTTCGGCGCCGATGGCGAATTCGCCGTGGTGCGTGCCGGTTTCGGGCTCGCGGTGGTGCGCACCGACGAGGTCGAAGAGTCCGAGATCATCGTGCACGACGCCTACACCGACAATCCGGAGTACGCCTACGCGCTCTCGCGCCTGTCCGATCAGGACCTCGGCCACGTGGTCACCGGCATCTTCCGCAATGTCACCCGACCCACCTACGACGATGCGGTTCGCACCCAAACCGCCATGGCGCGGGAACGCAAACCGGTACAAGAGGACTCGCTGCAATCCCTGCTCAATGGTTCGGAAACCTGGACCATCAGCTAG
- a CDS encoding peptidylprolyl isomerase, translating into MPSNEQRRAAAKRKLERQLANRADRVRKRKRLTIAGSALGVVVVAAAAVGVYFLTKSDDKPAAISCDYRDSQKPADKQVNKPRTSGIENTGDNASLSVSMETSQGPIGLSLDNAKAPCTVNSFASLAGQGYFDNTTCHRMTADEGLKVLQCGDPTGTGTGGPGYQFDNEYPTNRYNPADPALQQPMDYKRGTLAMANAGPDPVTGGGTNGSQFFIVYGDSQLPPNYTIFGTVDPDSMGTLDKIAAGGQDNSNGQGDGKPNLPVTIQSVRID; encoded by the coding sequence GTGCCGAGCAACGAACAGCGACGGGCAGCGGCCAAACGCAAGCTGGAGCGCCAGCTGGCCAACCGGGCCGATCGGGTGCGCAAGCGCAAGCGACTCACGATCGCCGGATCGGCGCTCGGCGTGGTGGTCGTGGCGGCAGCGGCCGTCGGCGTCTACTTCCTGACCAAGAGTGACGATAAGCCCGCGGCCATCAGCTGCGACTACCGCGACAGTCAAAAGCCCGCGGATAAGCAGGTGAACAAGCCGCGCACCAGCGGCATCGAGAACACCGGCGACAATGCGAGTCTCAGCGTCAGCATGGAGACCTCTCAGGGCCCCATCGGCCTCAGCCTGGACAATGCCAAGGCGCCGTGCACCGTCAACAGCTTCGCGAGCCTGGCCGGTCAGGGCTACTTCGACAACACCACTTGCCACCGCATGACCGCGGACGAGGGCCTGAAGGTGCTGCAGTGCGGTGACCCGACCGGCACCGGCACCGGCGGTCCCGGCTACCAGTTCGACAACGAGTACCCGACCAATCGGTACAACCCCGCCGACCCCGCATTGCAGCAGCCCATGGACTACAAGCGCGGCACGTTGGCCATGGCCAACGCGGGACCGGATCCCGTCACCGGCGGCGGCACCAACGGCAGTCAGTTCTTCATCGTCTACGGCGATTCGCAACTGCCGCCGAACTACACCATCTTCGGCACCGTCGATCCGGACAGCATGGGCACGTTGGACAAGATCGCCGCAGGCGGTCAGGACAACTCCAACGGACAGGGCGACGGCAAGCCCAATCTCCCCGTAACCATCCAGTCGGTCCGCATCGACTGA
- a CDS encoding malate dehydrogenase, which translates to MSTAARTAPVTVAVTGGAGQIAYGLLFRIASGALLGSETPVRLRLLEIPAAVASLEGVAMELEDGAFPLLESIDISDDPWIGFEGANVALLVGARPRTAGMERSDLLAANGPIFTEQGHAINASAADDVKVLVVGNPANTNAFIAMSNAPDVPAERFTAMTRLDHNRAIAQLAKKTGAPAADIARVAIWGNHSATQYPDITHATIAGRPARELVDQGWVREEFIPTVQQRGTAIIQARGASSAASAASAAIDHIHDWYLGTHTDDWTSMAVPSDGSYGIPEGLITSFPVTCADGEYSIVESLDLDEFSRARIEASVAELEQERDAVIDLGFAKHV; encoded by the coding sequence GTGAGCACCGCTGCTCGGACCGCGCCCGTGACCGTTGCCGTAACCGGAGGTGCGGGGCAGATCGCCTACGGCCTGCTGTTCCGGATCGCGTCCGGTGCGCTGCTGGGGTCCGAGACGCCGGTGCGGCTGCGGTTGCTGGAGATTCCGGCGGCGGTGGCGTCGCTGGAGGGTGTGGCGATGGAGCTCGAGGACGGTGCGTTTCCGCTGCTCGAGTCGATCGACATCAGTGACGATCCGTGGATCGGGTTCGAGGGCGCGAATGTCGCGCTGCTGGTCGGTGCCCGGCCACGGACCGCGGGGATGGAGCGCTCGGACCTGCTGGCCGCCAACGGCCCGATCTTCACCGAACAGGGCCACGCGATCAACGCCAGCGCCGCCGACGACGTCAAGGTGCTAGTGGTCGGAAATCCGGCCAATACCAACGCCTTCATCGCCATGAGCAATGCCCCGGACGTCCCGGCCGAGCGATTCACCGCGATGACCCGCCTCGACCACAACCGCGCCATAGCGCAGCTGGCCAAGAAGACCGGCGCGCCCGCCGCCGATATCGCCCGCGTCGCCATCTGGGGCAACCACTCCGCGACGCAGTATCCGGATATCACCCACGCCACCATCGCGGGCCGCCCCGCCCGCGAACTCGTCGATCAAGGCTGGGTGCGCGAGGAATTCATCCCCACCGTCCAACAGCGCGGCACTGCCATTATCCAGGCCCGCGGCGCCTCCTCGGCCGCCAGCGCGGCCAGCGCCGCCATCGACCACATCCACGACTGGTACCTCGGCACCCACACCGACGACTGGACCTCTATGGCCGTCCCCTCCGACGGCTCCTACGGCATTCCTGAAGGCCTCATCACCTCGTTCCCCGTCACCTGCGCGGACGGCGAATACTCGATCGTCGAAAGCCTGGACCTCGACGAATTCTCCCGCGCCCGCATCGAGGCCAGCGTCGCGGAACTCGAACAGGAACGCGACGCCGTCATCGACCTCGGCTTCGCCAAGCACGTCTGA
- a CDS encoding peptidoglycan DD-metalloendopeptidase family protein, protein MTGRTLLYLALTSVLGLMTLVVVIVMPAVDDACEGTSVLVSSTMLAPLGGYAPGNSRVAGSPTPMRTTGNPTATQAHSTATGAPSLAAGVGPIHRTLPLATGTFTVSDVFGARGGTHKGVDFAAADGTTIYSVSDGRVVAAGPASGFGNWIVVDSVDTNGRAYSAVYGHMWDSGVHVHVGDTVVAGQPIAQVGSAGESSGPHLHFEIVPGGRFTGGRQIDPLPWLDGAPTPNVGGAQAFSSDPRCNRGFGTAGGALAAGKVPQELEIWYRRAGSICPQITPSLLAAQGRQESGFRRGASSPAGAQGLAQFLPGTAASIDPDDGQPYVIDADGNGVASVWDDGDAIIGQGRYMCALAHKITAWESQGRVQGDVVALTLAAYNAGEGAVLASGGMPNQVAAHYAETQPYVANILAMEAQYRAQGSNGRFTPQEGAGGVQVVQAAQQWLGTPYVWGGGGPQGPSGGGMDGPGLTSAAVFAASSGSVTLPRTAEQQWEAGVEVPLSKLQPGDLVFSSFGPRGPAEVGIYSGNSRMIQSVPAAYGHSSGVTEVAVPGDGRGRRVL, encoded by the coding sequence GTGACCGGGCGGACCCTCCTCTACCTGGCGCTGACGAGCGTACTCGGGCTGATGACCCTGGTGGTCGTCATCGTGATGCCCGCCGTGGACGACGCCTGCGAGGGCACTTCGGTGCTCGTATCGTCGACTATGCTGGCGCCGCTCGGCGGATACGCGCCGGGTAATTCCCGCGTCGCGGGCAGCCCCACTCCCATGCGTACGACCGGCAATCCGACCGCCACCCAAGCCCATTCGACCGCGACGGGTGCGCCGTCGCTGGCCGCGGGCGTCGGCCCGATCCACCGGACGCTGCCGCTGGCCACCGGCACCTTCACCGTGTCGGACGTATTCGGCGCGCGCGGCGGCACCCATAAGGGCGTCGACTTCGCTGCGGCCGACGGCACCACCATTTATTCGGTGTCCGATGGACGCGTTGTAGCGGCCGGTCCCGCTTCGGGTTTCGGCAACTGGATCGTCGTCGATTCCGTCGACACCAACGGCCGCGCATATTCCGCGGTGTACGGCCATATGTGGGACAGCGGCGTGCATGTGCACGTCGGCGATACCGTCGTCGCTGGTCAGCCCATCGCGCAGGTCGGTTCGGCGGGTGAATCCAGCGGCCCGCACCTGCATTTCGAGATCGTGCCGGGCGGACGCTTCACCGGTGGTCGGCAAATCGACCCGCTGCCCTGGCTCGACGGCGCACCGACCCCGAATGTCGGTGGCGCGCAGGCCTTCTCGTCCGATCCGCGCTGTAACCGCGGCTTCGGCACCGCGGGTGGTGCGCTGGCCGCGGGCAAGGTGCCGCAGGAACTCGAGATCTGGTATCGCCGTGCGGGTTCCATCTGTCCGCAGATCACCCCGTCGCTGCTGGCCGCACAGGGCAGGCAGGAGTCCGGATTCCGGCGCGGTGCATCCTCTCCCGCAGGCGCGCAGGGTCTGGCCCAGTTCCTGCCCGGCACCGCGGCCAGTATTGATCCCGATGACGGTCAGCCCTATGTCATCGATGCCGACGGCAATGGCGTCGCGAGCGTATGGGACGACGGCGACGCGATCATCGGTCAGGGCCGTTATATGTGCGCGCTCGCGCACAAGATCACGGCGTGGGAGTCCCAGGGCCGCGTGCAGGGCGATGTCGTCGCATTGACCCTGGCCGCCTACAACGCCGGCGAGGGCGCGGTACTCGCCTCCGGCGGCATGCCGAACCAGGTGGCCGCGCACTACGCCGAAACCCAGCCGTACGTCGCGAATATCCTTGCGATGGAAGCGCAATACCGCGCGCAGGGTTCCAATGGCCGCTTCACTCCGCAGGAGGGGGCGGGCGGCGTTCAGGTCGTCCAGGCGGCGCAGCAATGGCTCGGCACGCCGTACGTCTGGGGTGGCGGTGGCCCACAGGGGCCGAGCGGCGGCGGCATGGACGGTCCCGGTCTCACTTCGGCCGCGGTGTTCGCGGCATCGTCGGGCTCGGTGACTTTGCCGCGGACCGCCGAACAGCAGTGGGAGGCGGGCGTCGAAGTACCGCTGAGCAAGCTGCAACCCGGTGATCTGGTGTTCAGCTCATTCGGCCCGCGCGGCCCCGCCGAGGTCGGAATCTATTCCGGCAACAGTCGAATGATCCAATCCGTGCCCGCCGCATACGGGCATTCCAGTGGCGTGACCGAGGTCGCGGTGCCGGGTGACGGCCGCGGGAGGAGGGTGCTGTGA
- a CDS encoding transposase codes for MMPHRSYRRVSPEVRKAAVEQVIALTGKLRSESEACRVVAEQIGVHTNSVRNWVRAAEGPSLERLDATALRRKVALLQQQLAAAAEMNRTLADTLNESRRRT; via the coding sequence ATGATGCCGCACCGGTCCTATCGGAGAGTGTCGCCGGAGGTGCGCAAGGCAGCGGTCGAGCAGGTCATTGCACTTACCGGCAAACTACGCAGCGAATCGGAGGCCTGCCGGGTGGTCGCCGAGCAGATCGGCGTGCATACCAACTCGGTGCGCAACTGGGTGCGCGCCGCCGAGGGACCGAGTCTCGAGCGCCTGGACGCGACGGCGCTGCGCCGCAAAGTCGCACTGCTACAACAACAATTGGCCGCCGCCGCGGAGATGAACCGCACCCTGGCCGACACCCTCAACGAATCTCGGCGGCGAACGTGA